In the Treponema maltophilum ATCC 51939 genome, AAAAATTGTACGGAGATAACGGGCACGGTAGTTTTACCTGCAAGCCTTAAGTACATCGACTATTATGCTTTTGAAAACTGTAATAAAGTCGACGCTTTTGATTTTACACACTGTACCCAGCTTACCGAAATCTGTTTCCATGCATTTGCAGAGTGTACAAAGATAACGGAGGTGAACTTACCCGCAAGCCTTACAACGATTTCAGCCAGCGCTTTTTCAGGCTGTACGAATCTTGCAACGCTTACGGTGGATGCGGCGAGTACACATTTACGCTCTAAAAACAATATCATCTACGATTACAATGAGACAAAACTCTTGTGCCGTGCGCCGAACGTAACGCAGGTTACCTTTCCCGCAACGCTTACGGAGATAGCCGAAGGTGTATTCACCAACTGTACGGGTTTAACGCAAGTGGATTTTTCGCAATGTACCGGTCTTACAAAAATCGGCGAAAGTGCGTTTTACGGCTGTACGGGTTTAACAAGCTTGAACTTACCTGCAAGCCTTGAAAGATTGGGAAACAGTGCCTTTAAAAATTGTACGGAGATAACGGGCACGGTAGTTTTACCTGCAAGCCTTAAGTACATCGACTATTATGCTTTTGAAAACTGTAATAAAGTCGACGCCTTCGATTTTACACAATGCACCCAGCTTACCGAAATCAGCTTCATGGCATTTGCAGAGTGTAAAGAGGATGCGATATTTACGGTAAAGAAGAGCAGCAATATAAAGAACTATTTGCTCGACAGCAAAAGCGGCATAAAAGCAAGCCAAATACGGGAAGTTCCCTGATAGGGGGAATATGATACAAAGCGCCGTCTGAAGGCTACTGCTTTTTATCTCGAGTTTGCACGGATGTTTGCGGAAGATATGTGTACGTATTATTTTGATGGAAATCGAATGAATACGATACAGTATAGTTTCGCAAACTCGATTATTGAACATGTGCGCTTTTGCGCACGGCTAAAAACTTTTTCGGAAGTTGCAACTTCCTGCAAAAGTTTTTATGGAAGGAAGAGAAATGAAAAAGATCGTATTGATTTCGTGTTCCAAAGAAAAAGAGCCGGGCAAACACAGGGCTGAAGATTTATACATAGGCAACTTATATAAAAAAGAACTCGCCTATGCTAAACACGTTATAAAACCCGATATGATATTCATTCTCTCGGATGAATATCATCTGCTCGAATTGCCGGCGGAAGTTGCGCGGTATGAAGTTGATCTAAAGAAACAGACCCCCGACGAACAAAAAGCATGGGCGCAAAAAGTCCTTGCTTCGTTAAAGGAAAAGACGGACATAGAAAAAGACGAGTTCATCATCCTTGCAGGGGAAACACACTTCCGATATTTAAAACCCGCGCTCAAAAACTGCAGCACGCCCCTGCACGAAAAGGGGCGTATCGGTGAACAAGAACATTGGCTCAAAGAAGAGCTTGCAAAACGGGGCATCAAAGTATAGCGGACTGCCCGAAGCAGCCGGCGTTTCAACAGGTAATTTGCCGTACTGTGTAATTGATAAATCCGTTACACAGTACAAATTATCAATTACATAAGGAGGTGAAAAAGACATAAAACACACAAGGTAAACCGTTTTCGCAGCATTGTTCTTCTTCGGGTTTGAAAATCGGGGTTCAGCCACAAATAATTTGGAAGAATTATCATGGCTGAAAGATAAAAACCGCCCGCTTTCTATTCTGCACCGTTTTAATGTACGATAAGGAAGCTGCTTGTTCACAGTGCGGGAAGGAGAGAGTGGGTTTAAGGGAGAGAGAGGAAACCCTGCCCTGAACGGGGTTGCCTCTCTCTCCCTTGAGGAGGCTGGGTTGAAGCTCGCGGTACAAATGGCACCGCTCGCTTCAACGCCGAGTTTGTTTGAAAAGTGCACGTCCTTGTACACTTTTCAACCCGAGTTTTGAGCGATGCTCAAAACATCGATTATCTACGGCTTTACCGGCGTCCATGCCGGAACAATGGCTGTATGTCGGGATTCTTAAGGGCGCCAGCCCTTAAGCGTTATTTGGAAGATGGAAGGGGTTTTAGGGGAAGGAAGAAACTTTTAGTCGCAAAAGTGTCTTCCTTCCCCTAAGAAAAGGAGGCTTTTTATGGCAAAAAAGAAGTTTGTGTGGGAAGTCTATTTGCGTCCGAATACGCTCACAAAGGACAATGACCGCGATTGTATCGCCGACGTTCATGCGCACGTTTCAACGCAGCGCAACGAAGACATTGCGGACATTATCACCAAGGAACGAAGCGAGTTCCGAAAAGAAACCATCTTGAGCATCCTCGGTTTACGCGACAAAGCGGTTAAAGACCTGATTCAGGCGGGCAACAGTTTTATGGACGGCCTTGTGCAGATAAGCCCGCGTGTGTCGGGCGTGTGGGAAACGGAAAACAGTCCCTACGACGAAAAAATCCACAAGAGGACGGTTGACCTTATCCCGACGGCCGACCTGCGCACCGCGCTCGACGCTATCGGCGTGAAAGTGCTCGGCGCAAAAGAAACGAGCGCGCGCATTACGGCAATCACCGACACGGCCACCGGCTTACACGACGGCACGCTCACCATCGGGGACGACATCATCATCGAAGGCGACAAGCTCAAAGTGAACGAAAAGGACGCTCAACAGGGCGTGTTCTTTAAAGCCGCCGACGGCACGGAACACAAAACAACACGGCGCCTGTCGGTCAATAAGCCCGGCCAAATCATCGCGCGCGTACCGGGATCGCTTTCGGCAGGCAAAACCACGGTCATTGTGCGAACAAAGTACACAAGCGGGGGCAAACCGCTCGCCGATATGCGTGAAATCGTCTTTAAACTTGCCTGTACTGCAAAAAACTAAACAGTCGATTGTTTGTGTGCCCGAGCGCTCGATCGGGCACAACCCTCCGTCGTGAGGGAGTGCAACCCTCCGTTCGGAGGGAAGTTCTCCCTCCGCCGTGAGGGAACATACCCCTCCGAGCGGCTCGCCGTCCCCGTTCGCCCGAGAAATCGGCATGAGTAAAAGAATCGAATGCGTACGTGTCGATTATTACAAACGTATGCGCATATTGACAACCCGTAACCCTTTGTTATATCTATAAAGCATATAAACGTTTATTGACAACAAGAGGCTTCCTATGAAACAACACAAAACGAACCCTTTCCGCTATGCCGTCGGTATGTTCGGAACATCGGTTCCCATCAACATGTTTAAAACCTATGCCGCGGCGTTTTACGTCATGGGTTTGGGCGTAACGACGGGACAGCTGGCAAAGGTATTGCTGATTTACACCTTCCTCGACATGATCGACAATCCCGTCTACGGATTTTTATCCGATAAAACGCACAGCCGCTGGGGAAGACGGCGCTTGTGGCTTGTAATCGGAACGCCCCTGTTGATTCTTTCGTTTATCGCGTTTTTTAACGTACCCTCTTTTATCGGGCCGAACAGCCTTTTCGCTTATATGCTGCTGACGTACATGCTGACCGGAACGCTCGATTCGCTTATCAACGCAAACTATGCGGCGCTGTTCCCCGAACTGTTCCGGACCGATGCCGAGCGCGCAAAAACGAATGCGCTGCGCCAAGCTTTCCAGCTGGTGGCAATGGTTATCAGCATTGCGCTCACGCCGATTGTTACGGAAAAAATCGGCTACGGCAAAACGGCTGTTATCTACGGATTGCTTGCCGGCGCGGTTATTTTGTACATGGCGATCGGATGTAAAGAACCGCCGCTCAATGATGATGCGGTAAAACCCAAGCTGTTTGCAACCCTGCGCGATATGTTTGCCGACCTGCGCTTTTGGCTGTTCGGCTTTACGAACGCTTTTTACAGCGCGGCTTTAGCCCTCGTTATGGCGGCGATTCCGTTTTACGTGCATTATACGCTGGGTTTGTCGGGAACGGCGAACACCGTTTTGCTCGGCGTCGTACTGCTTTTGGCGATGGGCTGTGTTGCCGTCTGGGCCGTTTTGGTTAAAAAGTTTACCCTTATGCCCGTGTGGCGTTCCGCGCTTATTTGGCTGGGCTTGGCCTTTATTCCGCTGTATTTTTCGAA is a window encoding:
- a CDS encoding DUF4469 domain-containing protein; this encodes MAKKKFVWEVYLRPNTLTKDNDRDCIADVHAHVSTQRNEDIADIITKERSEFRKETILSILGLRDKAVKDLIQAGNSFMDGLVQISPRVSGVWETENSPYDEKIHKRTVDLIPTADLRTALDAIGVKVLGAKETSARITAITDTATGLHDGTLTIGDDIIIEGDKLKVNEKDAQQGVFFKAADGTEHKTTRRLSVNKPGQIIARVPGSLSAGKTTVIVRTKYTSGGKPLADMREIVFKLACTAKN
- a CDS encoding MFS transporter, yielding MKQHKTNPFRYAVGMFGTSVPINMFKTYAAAFYVMGLGVTTGQLAKVLLIYTFLDMIDNPVYGFLSDKTHSRWGRRRLWLVIGTPLLILSFIAFFNVPSFIGPNSLFAYMLLTYMLTGTLDSLINANYAALFPELFRTDAERAKTNALRQAFQLVAMVISIALTPIVTEKIGYGKTAVIYGLLAGAVILYMAIGCKEPPLNDDAVKPKLFATLRDMFADLRFWLFGFTNAFYSAALALVMAAIPFYVHYTLGLSGTANTVLLGVVLLLAMGCVAVWAVLVKKFTLMPVWRSALIWLGLAFIPLYFSKNLYGAVVGCILIGMGFAGVITTMDLVGARVMDEDLRRHGIKREGIYASAMGFMNRLSGLFTATGFWLVGTLYGFESGEVPGDRPGDAARFLLIIFPVVLMAFSVAVSHLLHFPEPAGKTGRDE
- a CDS encoding DUF6884 domain-containing protein, with product MKKIVLISCSKEKEPGKHRAEDLYIGNLYKKELAYAKHVIKPDMIFILSDEYHLLELPAEVARYEVDLKKQTPDEQKAWAQKVLASLKEKTDIEKDEFIILAGETHFRYLKPALKNCSTPLHEKGRIGEQEHWLKEELAKRGIKV
- a CDS encoding leucine-rich repeat domain-containing protein; translated protein: KNCTEITGTVVLPASLKYIDYYAFENCNKVDAFDFTHCTQLTEICFHAFAECTKITEVNLPASLTTISASAFSGCTNLATLTVDAASTHLRSKNNIIYDYNETKLLCRAPNVTQVTFPATLTEIAEGVFTNCTGLTQVDFSQCTGLTKIGESAFYGCTGLTSLNLPASLERLGNSAFKNCTEITGTVVLPASLKYIDYYAFENCNKVDAFDFTQCTQLTEISFMAFAECKEDAIFTVKKSSNIKNYLLDSKSGIKASQIREVP